In Struthio camelus isolate bStrCam1 chromosome 4, bStrCam1.hap1, whole genome shotgun sequence, a genomic segment contains:
- the LRPAP1 gene encoding alpha-2-macroglobulin receptor-associated protein, with protein sequence MPGLVVPRPAPRRGGQRDMAAPRALAALGAALLLAVSGQAGKYSREANEGLAAAGTKRREAGEFRVVRLNQVWEKAQRLQLSAVKLAELHSDLKLQEKDELSWKKLKAEGLDEDGEKEAKLRRNLNVIMTKYGMNGKKDSHLVDTNYIKDGTDSDALDDPRLEKLWSKAKTSGKFSDEELDKLWREFKHHKEKIREYNILLETVSRTEDIHKNVINPSEENLVKEEILHSKHRELKDKLRSINQGFERLRKVSHQGYDTTSEFEEPRVIDLWDMAKSANFTEKELESFREELKHFEAKIEKHHHYQKQLEISHQKLKHVEETGDKDHLNRNKEKYAMLEEKTKELGYKVKKHLQDLSSRISQGLQHNEL encoded by the exons ATGCCGGGACTTGTagtcccccgccccgccccgcgccgcggtgGGCAGCGCGACatggcggcgccgcgggccctggcggctTTGGGCGCCGCGTTGCTTTTGGCCGTGAGCGGCCAGGCGGGCAAGTACTCCCGGGAGGCCAACGAGGGCTTGGCGGCGGCCGGCACCAAgcggcgggaggccggggagttCCGCGTGGTGAGGCTGAACCAGGTCTGGGAGAAGGCGCAGCGG CTTCAACTCTCTGCTGTGAAACTGGCAGAGTTGCACAGCGATCTAAAATTACAAGAAAAGGATGAGCTAAGCTGGAAAAAACTGAAAGCTGAAGGGCTCGATGAAGATGGAGAGAAAGAAGCCAAACTTAGACGCAACTTAAATG TCATTATGACTAAATATGGCATGAATGGAAAGAAGGACTCTCATCTAGTTGATACCAACTACATTAAAGATGGTACAGACAGCGATGCACTAGATGATCCAAGACTGGAAAAACTGTGGAGCAAG GCCAAGACCTCTGGGAAGTTCTCTGATGAGGAGCTGGATAAGCTTTGGCGAGAATTTAAGCATCACAAAGAAAAGATTCGTGAATACAATATTCTGTTAGAGACCGTGAGCAGAACAGAAG ATATTCACAAGAATGTTATCAACCCATCTGAAGAGAACCTGGTAAAAGAGGAAATCTTGCACAGCAAACACAGAGAGCTCAAAGACAAGCTAAGAAGCATCAATCAGGGGTTTGAGCGTTTGCGTAAAGTCAGTCACCAGGGATATGACACAACTAGTG AATTTGAGGAACCAAGAGTGATTGATTTGTGGGACATGGCCAAATCAGCCAACTTTACTGAGAAAGAACTTGAATCTTTTCGG GAGGAGCTGAAGCACTTTGAAGCAAAGATTGAAAAGCATCATCACTACCAGAAACAATTAGAGATTTCACACCAGAAACTGAAACATGTAGAGGAAACTGGAGATAAGGATCATctgaacagaaacaaagagaaatatgccatgctggaagaaaagacaaaagaactaGGATATAAG gtAAAGAAGCACTTGCAAGACTTATCCAGCAGAATTTCTCAAGGCCTTCAACACAACGAATTATAA